A region of Salvia splendens isolate huo1 chromosome 17, SspV2, whole genome shotgun sequence DNA encodes the following proteins:
- the LOC121774965 gene encoding E3 ubiquitin-protein ligase UPL5-like isoform X1, which translates to MSSSPFKRKLDDYADDDSPPFSINPSKMRKDHSTLPSPSPLFRSSSRPLQFFVRILSDRTLVLRADPSDTVESIHGKIQAITGIPEFEQSIIYSGRQLQFDQTLAECKVQNDASLYLVGRMRSTGHPKAWKLINNVIKLIFKLCGSKSPVYVTQTVKVMLAEFMSLISQTDVEKATEHLQIFSASSAPKALVMLYMSKDNRGAADEAIRHFVTSSKGILHVMHNMRGEFVPIILEFCRLLKKAAGVDDPLYCLCRSSLAGMVPNTELGEKAKTGIPDIFPFVQELSAKLTNDFALSTQSMPFPGPSLSDIRDFASFVAPFIKEIEGFCDPIKFPSDFRRACRYGEEARMLYKIFHDLLRTFEMRLKIVEDCMNNDVKQDYGILCVGSCHHLEFAKELHKISKIYSGCDCLFWETMKRYKGAFCNLVVRCAKRSEDHTWIMECKEVTNFEVRRHLAMMKLPEVKDDYGEIHEMLIDRSHLLAESFEYMKNAEIESLRAGLFMEFKNEEATGPGVLREWFFLVCQAIFNPQNALFVACSNDLRRFYPNPASKVDPMHLEYFRFSGKVIALALMHKIQVGIVFDRLFFLQLGGRTITLEDIRYADPLLYNSCKQILEMDPELIDQDALGLTFVHEVEELGTRKTVDLCTGGENIAVNSENRKKYVDSLIRHRFVLAIADQVKHFAKGFEDIIGCPRLQKSFFKYLEPEDLDWMLHGSESAICVDDWKAHTEYHGFKETDDQISWFWKIVGDMTAEQKKILLFFWTSIKFLPVEGFRGLASRLYIYKTSESRRRLPSSHTCFYRLCFPAYRTCNVMHDRLNIITQEHVGCSFGTW; encoded by the exons ATGTCGTCATCTCCCTTCAAGCGCAAACTCGACGATTACGCCGACGATGACTCTCCTCCTTTCTCCATAAACCCTAGTAAGATGCGAAAGGACCACTCTACCctcccctccccctcccccctCTTCCGATCATCCTCCCGCCCCCTCCAATTCTTCGTCCGTATACTCTCCGACCGCACCCTAGTCCTCCGCGCCGACCCCTCCGACACCGTCGAATCCATCCATGGCAAAATCCAGGCCATCACCGGAATTCCGGAATTCGAACAGAGCATCATCTACAGCGGAAGGCAGCTCCAGTTTGATCAGACCCTAGCCGAATGCAAAGTGCAGAACGATGCCAGTCTCTATCTCGTCGGCCGAATGCGCAGCACGGGGCATCCGAAGGCGTGGAAGCTCATCAACAACGTAATCAAGCTGATTTTCAAGCTTTGCGGGAGCAAATCTCCGGTCTATGTTACACAGACGGTGAAGGTGATGCTCGCGGAGTTCATGTCTTTGATTTCACAGACGGACGTGGAGAAAGCAACTGAGCATTTGCAGATTTTCAGTGCTTCGTCGGCCCCCAAAGCGCTAGTCATGCTCTATATGTCTAAGGACAATAGAGGCGCGGCAGATGAGGCTATTAGGCATTTCGTCACCTCGAGTAAGGGAATTCTTCATGTGATGCATAATATGAGAGGTGAGTTTGTGCCTATAATTTTGGAATTCTGTAGATTGTTAAAGAAGGCAGCTGGAGTTGATGATCCATTGTATTGTTTATGCCGAAGTAGTTTAGCGGGAATGGTACCGAATACCGAGCTTGGAGAAAAGGCCAAAACTGGGATTCCAGATATATTTCCTTTTGTTCAGGAGTTATCAGCTAAACTCACCAATGATTTCGCGTTGAGTACGCAGTCAATGCCTTTTCCCGGGCCTTCATTGTCTGATATACGAGATTTCGCTTCATTTGTGGCACCATTCATTAAGGAGATTGAGGGCTTTTGTGATCCTATTAAATTTCCATCGGACTTTCGTAGGGCGTGTCGTTATGGGGAAGAAGCTAGAATGTTGTATAAAATTTTTCATGATCTATTACGTACATTCGAGATGCGTTTGAAGATAGTGGAGGACTGTATGAACAATGATGTGAAACAGGATTATGGTATCCTTTGTGTTGGATCTTGTCATCACCTTGAATTTGCCAAGGAACTTCATAAAATCTCAAAAATTTACAGTGGTTGTGATTGTTTATTTTGGGAAACCATGAAGAGATACAAGGGGGCTTTCTGTAATCTTGTTGTCAGGTGTGCAAAGAGGAGTGAGGACCATACTTGGATTATGGAGTGTAAGGAAGTGACCAACTTTGAGGTGAGGAGACATTTAGCAATGATGAAGCTTCCCGAGGTGAAGGATGACTACGGGGAGATACATGAGATGCTTATTGACCGCTCACATTTGTTGGCAGAATCATTTGAGTATATGAAAAATGCTGAAATTGAGTCCTTACGTGCTGGTTTATTTATGGAGTTCAAGAATGAGGAAGCCACTGGACCTGGTGTTCTACGGGAGTGGTTTTTCTTGGTATGCCAAGCAATCTTCAACCCTCAAAACGCCCTCTTTGTAGCTTGCTCTAATGATCTTAGAAGGTTCTATCCAAATCCAG CATCTAAAGTGGACCCAATGCACCTAGAGTATTTTAGGTTCTCTGGAAAGGTGATTGCCTTAGCCTTGATGCATAAGATACAAGTGGGCATTGTGTTTGATCGGCTATTCTTTTTGCAATTGGGCGGGCGTACAATTACCTTAGAAGATATAAGGTATGCAGATCCCTTGTTATATAACAGCTGCAAGCAAATCTTGGAGATGGACCCGGAGCTCATTGATCAAGATGCCTTAGGCCTAACATTTGTTCATGAAGTTGAGGAGCTGGGAACAAGGAAGACTGTTGATCTGTGCACTGGCGGGGAAAATATTGCTGTAAATAGTGAAAATAGGAAGAAATATGTTGATTCTCTTATACGGCACCGGTTTGTATTAGCTATTGCTGACCAGGTAAAGCATTTTGCTAAAGGTTTTGAGGACATTATTGGTTGTCCTCGTCTCCAAAAATCTTTCTTCAAATACTTGGAACCAGAAGATCTGGACTGGATGCTACATGGCAGTGAAAGTGCAATCTGTGTGGATGATTGGAAAGCACATACCGAGTATCATGGCTTCAAGGAAACAGATGATCAGATATCCTGGTTTTGGAAG ATTGTCGGAGACATGACAGCGGAGCAGAAAAAGATTCTACTCTTCTTCTGGACCTCAATCAAATTTTTACCCGTTGAAGGTTTCAGAGGTTTAGCTTCTCGGCTTTACATCTACAAGACTTCTGAATCCCGTAGACGGCTTCCTTCGTCTCATACATGCTTTTACCGATTGTGTTTCCCTGCATACCGGACCTGTAATGTGATGCACGATCGTCTTAACATTATCACTCAGGAGCATGTAGGATGCAGCTTTGGGACATGGTGA
- the LOC121775580 gene encoding F-box protein CPR1-like, translating into MPFIPEEIVREILCRLPPKALLRFRSVSRSWRSLIDSKKFIQLHLQQSLRSSRNLTLLVDSSPFYYVNLDSFKQLQVGDARIEAFSVTGSCDGLVLLIPTSGDIFLWNPAIRKQLKLAPQPVIPARFFRSEYGQSAFALGYDSKHDDYKVVRVSQAANDINADAFTTETTIYSLKSNSWKKAKDFPYVLPRHTSRWGIYLNGALHTVAKHGGKPKMVIMAFDLGKEEHSEIPLPESRGGGLGSVEVMAGCLTAVVPGMKGSTEIWLMKEYGVKQSWMKLLRFDHFSRDLRPLAYSKGGGEVLLNDDGMCLSWYDLKKKTVAIARVSGFSASFKAKADEPFFDTEVVVGSLVWPCVEEPRKHNDSRKDVKEMKMKMKKKRDDFLSSGFKLRL; encoded by the exons ATGCCGTTTATACCTGAAGAAATCGTCAGAGAAATTCTCTGCCGCCTGCCGCCGAAGGCGCTCCTGCGTTTCAGGTCCGTTTCCAGATCATGGCGATCCTTAATCGACAGCAAAAAATTCATTCAACTGCATCTGCAACAGTCCTTGAGATCCAGCAGAAATCTCACCCTATTGGTCGATTCATCTCCATTCTACTACGTAAATCTGGATTCCTTCAAGCAATTGCAAGTTGGCGACGCGCGAATCGAGGCATTCTCTGTCACAGGCTCCTGCGATGGCCTCGTTCTCCTCATCCCCACCTCTGGCGACATATTCCTCTGGAATCCGGCGATCCGGAAGCAGCTCAAATTGGCGCCGCAGCCGGTGATCCCCGCTCGATTTTTCCGATCCGAGTACGGGCAGTCTGCATTCGCGCTGGGATACGATTCTAAACACGACGATTATAAAGTTGTTAGGGTTAGTCAGGCTGCAAACGACATAAATGCAGATGCCTTCACCACGGAAACGACGATCTACAGCCTCAAATCCAATTCATGGAAGAAGGCAAAGGATTTCCCCTATGTGTTGCCACGTCACACTTCAAGATGGGGAATCTATCTGAACGGCGCGCTCCACACCGTTGCGAAACACGGCGGCAAGCCTAAGATGGTGATCATGGCGTTTGATCTCGGGAAGGAGGAGCACAGCGAGATTCCGCTGCCGGAATCCCGCGGCGGTGGTTTGGGATCGGTGGAGGTGATGGCAGGATGTCTCACGGCGGTTGTTCCGGGGATGAAGGGAAGCACCGAGATCTGGTTGATGAAGGAATACGGCGTGAAGCAGTCGTGGATGAAATTGCTGCGATTCGATCATTTTAGTCGCGATCTGCGGCCGCTGGCTTACTCCAAGGGCGGCGGCGAGGTTTTGCTGAACGACGATGGAATGTGCCTCAGCTGGTACGATCTGAAGAAGAAAACCGTCGCAATCGCTCGTGTTAGCGGCTTCAGCGCCTCGTTTAAGGCGAAGGCGGATGAGCCGTTTTTCGATACGGAGGTTGTTGTTGGGAGCCTCGTTTGGCCTTGTGTGGAGGAGCCTCGAAAGCACAATGATTCGAGAAAGGATGTGAaggagatgaagatgaagatgaagaagaaaag GGATGATTTTCTTTCAAGCGGATTCAAGCTAAGGCTATGA
- the LOC121774965 gene encoding E3 ubiquitin-protein ligase UPL5-like isoform X2: protein MSSSPFKRKLDDYADDDSPPFSINPSKMRKDHSTLPSPSPLFRSSSRPLQFFVRILSDRTLVLRADPSDTVESIHGKIQAITGIPEFEQSIIYSGRQLQFDQTLAECKVQNDASLYLVGRMRSTGHPKAWKLINNVIKLIFKLCGSKSPVYVTQTVKVMLAEFMSLISQTDVEKATEHLQIFSASSAPKALVMLYMSKDNRGAADEAIRHFVTSSKGILHVMHNMRGEFVPIILEFCRLLKKAAGVDDPLYCLCRSSLAGMVPNTELGEKAKTGIPDIFPFVQELSAKLTNDFALSTQSMPFPGPSLSDIRDFASFVAPFIKEIEGFCDPIKFPSDFRRACRYGEEARMLYKIFHDLLRTFEMRLKIVEDCMNNDVKQDYGILCVGSCHHLEFAKELHKISKIYSGCDCLFWETMKRYKGAFCNLVVRCAKRSEDHTWIMECKEVTNFEVRRHLAMMKLPEVKDDYGEIHEMLIDRSHLLAESFEYMKNAEIESLRAGLFMEFKNEEATGPGVLREWFFLVCQAIFNPQNALFVACSNDLRRFYPNPASKVDPMHLEYFRFSGKVIALALMHKIQVGIVFDRLFFLQLGGRTITLEDIRYADPLLYNSCKQILEMDPELIDQDALGLTFVHEVEELGTRKTVDLCTGGENIAVNSENRKKYVDSLIRHRFVLAIADQVKHFAKGFEDIIGCPRLQKSFFKYLEPEDLDWMLHGSESAICVDDWKAHTEYHGFKETDDQISWFWK from the exons ATGTCGTCATCTCCCTTCAAGCGCAAACTCGACGATTACGCCGACGATGACTCTCCTCCTTTCTCCATAAACCCTAGTAAGATGCGAAAGGACCACTCTACCctcccctccccctcccccctCTTCCGATCATCCTCCCGCCCCCTCCAATTCTTCGTCCGTATACTCTCCGACCGCACCCTAGTCCTCCGCGCCGACCCCTCCGACACCGTCGAATCCATCCATGGCAAAATCCAGGCCATCACCGGAATTCCGGAATTCGAACAGAGCATCATCTACAGCGGAAGGCAGCTCCAGTTTGATCAGACCCTAGCCGAATGCAAAGTGCAGAACGATGCCAGTCTCTATCTCGTCGGCCGAATGCGCAGCACGGGGCATCCGAAGGCGTGGAAGCTCATCAACAACGTAATCAAGCTGATTTTCAAGCTTTGCGGGAGCAAATCTCCGGTCTATGTTACACAGACGGTGAAGGTGATGCTCGCGGAGTTCATGTCTTTGATTTCACAGACGGACGTGGAGAAAGCAACTGAGCATTTGCAGATTTTCAGTGCTTCGTCGGCCCCCAAAGCGCTAGTCATGCTCTATATGTCTAAGGACAATAGAGGCGCGGCAGATGAGGCTATTAGGCATTTCGTCACCTCGAGTAAGGGAATTCTTCATGTGATGCATAATATGAGAGGTGAGTTTGTGCCTATAATTTTGGAATTCTGTAGATTGTTAAAGAAGGCAGCTGGAGTTGATGATCCATTGTATTGTTTATGCCGAAGTAGTTTAGCGGGAATGGTACCGAATACCGAGCTTGGAGAAAAGGCCAAAACTGGGATTCCAGATATATTTCCTTTTGTTCAGGAGTTATCAGCTAAACTCACCAATGATTTCGCGTTGAGTACGCAGTCAATGCCTTTTCCCGGGCCTTCATTGTCTGATATACGAGATTTCGCTTCATTTGTGGCACCATTCATTAAGGAGATTGAGGGCTTTTGTGATCCTATTAAATTTCCATCGGACTTTCGTAGGGCGTGTCGTTATGGGGAAGAAGCTAGAATGTTGTATAAAATTTTTCATGATCTATTACGTACATTCGAGATGCGTTTGAAGATAGTGGAGGACTGTATGAACAATGATGTGAAACAGGATTATGGTATCCTTTGTGTTGGATCTTGTCATCACCTTGAATTTGCCAAGGAACTTCATAAAATCTCAAAAATTTACAGTGGTTGTGATTGTTTATTTTGGGAAACCATGAAGAGATACAAGGGGGCTTTCTGTAATCTTGTTGTCAGGTGTGCAAAGAGGAGTGAGGACCATACTTGGATTATGGAGTGTAAGGAAGTGACCAACTTTGAGGTGAGGAGACATTTAGCAATGATGAAGCTTCCCGAGGTGAAGGATGACTACGGGGAGATACATGAGATGCTTATTGACCGCTCACATTTGTTGGCAGAATCATTTGAGTATATGAAAAATGCTGAAATTGAGTCCTTACGTGCTGGTTTATTTATGGAGTTCAAGAATGAGGAAGCCACTGGACCTGGTGTTCTACGGGAGTGGTTTTTCTTGGTATGCCAAGCAATCTTCAACCCTCAAAACGCCCTCTTTGTAGCTTGCTCTAATGATCTTAGAAGGTTCTATCCAAATCCAG CATCTAAAGTGGACCCAATGCACCTAGAGTATTTTAGGTTCTCTGGAAAGGTGATTGCCTTAGCCTTGATGCATAAGATACAAGTGGGCATTGTGTTTGATCGGCTATTCTTTTTGCAATTGGGCGGGCGTACAATTACCTTAGAAGATATAAGGTATGCAGATCCCTTGTTATATAACAGCTGCAAGCAAATCTTGGAGATGGACCCGGAGCTCATTGATCAAGATGCCTTAGGCCTAACATTTGTTCATGAAGTTGAGGAGCTGGGAACAAGGAAGACTGTTGATCTGTGCACTGGCGGGGAAAATATTGCTGTAAATAGTGAAAATAGGAAGAAATATGTTGATTCTCTTATACGGCACCGGTTTGTATTAGCTATTGCTGACCAGGTAAAGCATTTTGCTAAAGGTTTTGAGGACATTATTGGTTGTCCTCGTCTCCAAAAATCTTTCTTCAAATACTTGGAACCAGAAGATCTGGACTGGATGCTACATGGCAGTGAAAGTGCAATCTGTGTGGATGATTGGAAAGCACATACCGAGTATCATGGCTTCAAGGAAACAGATGATCAGATATCCTGGTTTTGGAAG TAG
- the LOC121775291 gene encoding F-box protein CPR1-like isoform X2, translating to MPFLPEEIVREIIGCLPPKALLRFRSVSRSWRSLIDSKQFIQLHLHNSLRSNTNLTLLVDSSRFYCVDLDSFNQLQVGDARIEPFSVKGSSNGLVLLTPTSGDIFLWNPAIRKQLKLAAQPPIPHRFFRFDYVQAIFALGYDSKHDDYKVVSVNQAVTGRDGNTFATETTIYSLKSNSWKKAKDFPYLLPRHTSRWGIYLNGALHTVAKHGDNPEMVIMAFDLGKEEHREIPLPEHSVGAIRGLESVEVMGGCLAAVVPGRKCSTEIWLMKEYGVKQSWMKLLQLDPPPRGDLRPLAFSKSGGEVLLNDDGMCLSWYDLKKKTAAIARVSGFSASFEAKADEPFFDTEVVVGSLVWPCVEEAHGPRKGVKEMKIKKRKSTMLVLV from the exons ATGCCGTTTCTACCTGAAGAAATCGTCCGAGAAATTATCGGCTGCCTGCCGCCGAAGGCGCTGTTGCGTTTCAGGTCCGTTTCCAGATCATGGCGATCCTTAATCGACAGCAAACAATTCATTCAACTGCATCTGCACAACTCCTTGAGATCCAACACAAATCTCACTCTTTTAGTCGATTCATCCCGATTTTACTGCGTAGATCTGGATTCCTTCAACCAATTGCAAGTTGGCGACGCACGAATCGAGCCTTTCTCCGTCAAAGGCTCCTCCAATGGCCTCGTTCTTCTCACCCCCACCTCCGGCGACATATTCCTCTGGAATCCGGCAATCCGGAAGCAGCTCAAATTGGCCGCGCAACCGCCGATTCCCCATCGATTTTTCAGATTCGACTACGTGCAGGCTATATTCGCGCTGGGATACGATTCAAAACACGACGATTATAAAGTTGTTAGCGTTAATCAGGCTGTAACCGGCAGGGATGGCAATACCTTCGCCACGGAAACGACGATCTACAGCCTCAAATCCAATTCATGGAAGAAGGCAAAGGATTTCCCCTATTTGTTGCCACGTCACACTTCAAGATGGGGAATCTACCTGAACGGCGCGCTCCACACGGTTGCGAAACACGGCGACAACCCTGAGATGGTGATCATGGCGTTTGATCTCGGAAAGGAAGAGCACCGCGAGATTCCGCTGCCGGAACACAGCGTCGGCGCGATTCGTGGTTTGGAATCAGTAGAGGTGATGGGAGGGTGTCTCGCGGCGGTTGTTCCTGGGAGGAAATGTAGCACTGAGATCTGGTTGATGAAGGAATACGGCGTGAAGCAGTCGTGGATGAAATTACTGCAGCTCGATCCGCCGCCGCGCGGCGATCTGCGGCCGCTGGCTTTCTCCAAGAGCGGCGGCGAGGTTTTGCTGAACGACGATGGAATGTGCCTCAGCTGGTACGATCTGAAGAAGAAAACTGCCGCAATCGCTCGTGTTAGCGGCTTCAGCGCCTCGTTTGAGGCAAAGGCGGATGAGCCGTTTTTCGATACGGAGGTTGTTGTTGGGAGCCTTGTTTGGCCTTGTGTGGAGGAGGCACATGGTCCAAGAAAAGGTGTGAAGGAGATGAAGATAAAGAAGAGAAAG AGCACTATGTTGGTGTTGGTCTGA
- the LOC121775291 gene encoding F-box protein CPR1-like isoform X1 — protein sequence MPFLPEEIVREIIGCLPPKALLRFRSVSRSWRSLIDSKQFIQLHLHNSLRSNTNLTLLVDSSRFYCVDLDSFNQLQVGDARIEPFSVKGSSNGLVLLTPTSGDIFLWNPAIRKQLKLAAQPPIPHRFFRFDYVQAIFALGYDSKHDDYKVVSVNQAVTGRDGNTFATETTIYSLKSNSWKKAKDFPYLLPRHTSRWGIYLNGALHTVAKHGDNPEMVIMAFDLGKEEHREIPLPEHSVGAIRGLESVEVMGGCLAAVVPGRKCSTEIWLMKEYGVKQSWMKLLQLDPPPRGDLRPLAFSKSGGEVLLNDDGMCLSWYDLKKKTAAIARVSGFSASFEAKADEPFFDTEVVVGSLVWPCVEEAHGPRKGVKEMKIKKRKSITSPLHK from the exons ATGCCGTTTCTACCTGAAGAAATCGTCCGAGAAATTATCGGCTGCCTGCCGCCGAAGGCGCTGTTGCGTTTCAGGTCCGTTTCCAGATCATGGCGATCCTTAATCGACAGCAAACAATTCATTCAACTGCATCTGCACAACTCCTTGAGATCCAACACAAATCTCACTCTTTTAGTCGATTCATCCCGATTTTACTGCGTAGATCTGGATTCCTTCAACCAATTGCAAGTTGGCGACGCACGAATCGAGCCTTTCTCCGTCAAAGGCTCCTCCAATGGCCTCGTTCTTCTCACCCCCACCTCCGGCGACATATTCCTCTGGAATCCGGCAATCCGGAAGCAGCTCAAATTGGCCGCGCAACCGCCGATTCCCCATCGATTTTTCAGATTCGACTACGTGCAGGCTATATTCGCGCTGGGATACGATTCAAAACACGACGATTATAAAGTTGTTAGCGTTAATCAGGCTGTAACCGGCAGGGATGGCAATACCTTCGCCACGGAAACGACGATCTACAGCCTCAAATCCAATTCATGGAAGAAGGCAAAGGATTTCCCCTATTTGTTGCCACGTCACACTTCAAGATGGGGAATCTACCTGAACGGCGCGCTCCACACGGTTGCGAAACACGGCGACAACCCTGAGATGGTGATCATGGCGTTTGATCTCGGAAAGGAAGAGCACCGCGAGATTCCGCTGCCGGAACACAGCGTCGGCGCGATTCGTGGTTTGGAATCAGTAGAGGTGATGGGAGGGTGTCTCGCGGCGGTTGTTCCTGGGAGGAAATGTAGCACTGAGATCTGGTTGATGAAGGAATACGGCGTGAAGCAGTCGTGGATGAAATTACTGCAGCTCGATCCGCCGCCGCGCGGCGATCTGCGGCCGCTGGCTTTCTCCAAGAGCGGCGGCGAGGTTTTGCTGAACGACGATGGAATGTGCCTCAGCTGGTACGATCTGAAGAAGAAAACTGCCGCAATCGCTCGTGTTAGCGGCTTCAGCGCCTCGTTTGAGGCAAAGGCGGATGAGCCGTTTTTCGATACGGAGGTTGTTGTTGGGAGCCTTGTTTGGCCTTGTGTGGAGGAGGCACATGGTCCAAGAAAAGGTGTGAAGGAGATGAAGATAAAGAAGAGAAAG TCAATCACTTCTCCTCTCCACAAGTAG